AAGCTGGGGCCGAAAGCCTTTGAGCAGGCGGCGGGGTTTCTGCGGATTCGCAACGGCACCAACCCCCTCGACAATACGGCGGTGCACCCCGAGAGCTACGGGATTGTCGATGCGATCGCCGCCGATCTCGCCCTGCCCCTGGCGCAAATTCCCAAGGCCGCCGATCGCCTCCAGCGCCTCGACATCAAAAAATACACCACCGCCGAGGCCGGAGAACTCACCCTGCGCGATATTCTCACCGAGCTGGAGAAGCCCGGTCGCGACCCCCGTGAGCAGTTCGCCTACGCCCGCTTTCAGGACGGCATCAACGAAATTACCGACCTGAAGCCGGGCATGACCCTGGAGGGGGTGGTTACCAACGTCACCAACTTTGGCGCGTTTGTCGATGTCGGGGTGCACCAGGACGGGCTGGTGCATATTTCCCAGATGGCCGATCGCTTTGTCAGCGACCCCAACGAGATTGTCAAAGTGGGCCAGGTGGTGACGGTGCGGGTGATGGAGGTGGATGTGAAGCTCAAGCGCATCGCTTTGTCGATGCGGGCCGCCCCCTAAAGCTGGAGAAAAGTAGGGGCAACGTTGATTCCCTTCGGGCGATCCCCTAAGGTGAGCAAGGGCACCCCGCCCCCGGAGCCACGATCGCCCCTACTATGACCAAGCAGCTAATTCTCTTTCGCCACGGCAAATCTGACTGGAATGCGGGTAACGGGCGCGATCGCGATCGCCCCCTGGCCGAGCGCGGCATTGTCGCCGCCAAAACCATGGGCAAGCTGCTGGCGGCGGCGGGTAGAGTGCCCGATTTGGCCATTACCTCCTCGGCGGTGCGAGCCCGCACCACGCTGGAAATTGCCATAGAGGCTGGCCAGTGGCCCTGCCCCACGCGCGTCACCGACGACCTCTACGAAGCCGCCATCGATCAGGTGCTAGAGGTAGTGCACGCGGTGCCAGCCCACCACCGCTCGCTCATGCTGGTGGGTCATCAGCCCACCTGGTCTGACGCGGCTTCATTTTTTTTGGGCGGCGGTACCGTGGCCATGCCCACGGCGGCCATGGTCTGCCTTGAGTTTGAAGTCGTCACCTGGTCTCAGATTGACTACGGTCGAGGCACCCTGCTGTGGCTGCTGCCGCCTCGGCTCTTCACCTAGGGCGCACCCTGGCGGCGACGGTCGCCCTCTGCTGCTGGGGGGCGATCGCAGCCTGCGAACCCTGTCCATAGACCTTCAGGTTTTCCCCTTCGATGATCACCACCCCGGCGGCGGTTTGAACATAGACCTTGCCGTCTAGGGCGTAGACCACTGGGGCCAAGGTGGGGTCTACAACCGCCTGGGAGCCGGGGTGAGCGGCAACCGGGGCAGGCGGGGACGCAGGCGGTGCCCAAAAACAGGTTTTGTCGGCCTCCTCACA
The nucleotide sequence above comes from Nodosilinea sp. PGN35. Encoded proteins:
- a CDS encoding histidine phosphatase family protein, which gives rise to MTKQLILFRHGKSDWNAGNGRDRDRPLAERGIVAAKTMGKLLAAAGRVPDLAITSSAVRARTTLEIAIEAGQWPCPTRVTDDLYEAAIDQVLEVVHAVPAHHRSLMLVGHQPTWSDAASFFLGGGTVAMPTAAMVCLEFEVVTWSQIDYGRGTLLWLLPPRLFT